In Pseudopipra pipra isolate bDixPip1 chromosome 24, bDixPip1.hap1, whole genome shotgun sequence, the genomic stretch GGGCCCCTCTCCCTCGGTGATCTCATCCCCTGCAGCCGTGTAaactcctccttcctccaccacTGTCTCAGTGTCCTGGTATTCAAAGGGCACATTCCCATACCTCCGGGATGAGCCAGTCTTTGGGAAATCCAGCTGCAGCTTCTTGATAATCCGGGGAGGCAGCCGGCAGGCCCGGATCAGCTCCAGGAACACGCTCAGGGGGGTGCCCACGTTCCCAAAAGGCATGAAGGAGGGGGGGTTGAACTCGGGCAGGCGCTTCAGCTCCGCCTCTGTCACAGATTCCCCGGCAGCCGTCTGGTCCTGGCTGCTGGGAGACGCCTctgagcctggaaaagagaaggaatgttTGGGGGGAGGCCCACAAGCCACCTGAGAGGGGTAAAACAGGGCCCTCCCGAGCACTTGGGGGATAAGCAGGGCCCAAACGGGCTCTTCTCGCCTCATAATAAATTTAAAGCACTAAGGAAGCTCCATAAGGGGTGTTAACCCTTCAAGCTTGGCTGCAGTGTCGGTCCGAGTTCCCCCCAGGCCCGCTACCGGCCCTTCCCGGTACTCGCCCGTACCTGTCGCGGGACTCAGGCGGACCCTGTGGATGAGGCAGCGGCCGggcagcgcggccccgccgggcccgacCCAGCGCTTCCCCGAGTACATGCGGACGAAGCGGCGGGCGCGGCCGGGCCTCACCGACACCAGGCACGAGCAggtgcgcggccccgccgccgccggcgggcGCTCGGGACGGTGGCGGTAGTGGAAGCAGAGGAAGCCGCCGGCCTCCAGGAACTGGCTGAAGTAGGCGCGGAGGTGCGCGGAGCGGAGCGCGGCGGGGATGCCGCTGACCAGGCAGTACCGGGCCGGGCCGCCAtcgccgccgctgccgctggGCGCCGCCATGTTGGGGCGACGGCGCGGGCGCGGGGGGATGACGtcaggggtggggagggggagagggcgCCGCCTGGTGGACGGAGAGCGCGTTGCGGGCGCGGGGGTGTCACAGGTTctggggacacagagagacCCTGGGGGGGGTCACAGGACATGGCGACAGAGAGAACCTGGCAGGGTTCTCAGCTCACAGGGGTCTCAGGGTGTCACAGGCCTTCAGGACACAAAGAGCCTGGGGTGGGTCACAGGCCCTTGGTGGGGGGGCACAGACCTTGGGGACAGAGAACCCAGTGGGTGGGTGTCACAAGCTCTGGGGACAGAGAGACCCTGGGGGAATCACAGGCCTTTGGGGTATCACAGGATCTGGGAACAGAAAGACCCTGTGAAGGGTTCATGGGATctggagacagagagagaacctgggggggtcacaggccctggggagggacagagGACAGGGAGACAGAGAGACCCCAGTGGGAGGGGGGAGTCACAGGCTCTGGGGACAGCCAGACCCCAGGGATGGCCAGACCCCAGTGCGTGTTGGGGGGGTGTTTACCAGGCCCTGGGGATAGCAGGGGGTGGCCAGGCCCCAGGGTGGGTCACAAACCCCGGGGGTTTCAGGGCATGGGGGGCATCCAGCCCCCCATGCTGTGTAGCCCCTGGGGGGCTGGTGCCCCTGTCCCAGGGCTGTTGGGTGTCCCGTGCTCAGTGACTCACTGGAACTCATCCCATGACTCACAGCCTCCCTCCCCACGGAAAAGGGCTGTCATGGGGCTGAGATCACCCCGGGAGCAGCGGTGGAGGTGGAGGCACAGGCTGACACTGCAGTTTTCCGGGCTGCTGGCAAAGATTCCGGCTGTTTCCGTGGCACGGGGAGGCTCCATGCAGCTCTACCTGACACCTCACCTGTGCCAGCCATGGAAAATGGGATGGGGTTTGTGCCTGTTGGCAGCAGAGGGGAGCGTCCAGGTGAGTCAGAGCATCCACCTCCAACACCACTGAGAGACCCTGGGAGAGGCTCAATACCTGGAGAAAGGTGCAGCTTTCCAGGGGGATTTGCCCCTGGAAATTTCTGTGTGCTGGGAGCACCGAGGGGTTTTACATCAAACAGCTCCCACTGACACCATTTGACCTGTATTTGCATTGCCAGGTGGATTTTTAtgaaaaatccttttccttCCACTGTCTTTCCATGCCAGGCCCACCCCCAAATTCAACACCACCTCTAAAAAGTCACCACTGTTGTTCCAAAACGTCaagcattttattaaaaaaataatttattgcatCTTATATACAAACCACATGAATGTTCACTTATAAAATACTGACACCTCACCTGTTGAAGGCAGGAGGAGCGAGTTTTCCAGGTGTGCACCTGGCTCTGACTCCAGGGAGGGATGTTTGGATCGACCACTAAACCAGCTCCGCTCGTTTCCACGGCGTTCCCAGCTCAGGGTTCACTTATCACACAAACAGGTAAGCCCAGAGCCCAAAATGAGGTGCAGCAGGTTTAGGTGCTCTTAGTTCTGTTGTATTTCATGGAATTAGGGAGGAAAGATGTAATCTAAGGGAAAGAGGGTGAGTCTGGACGCCCTGTGGGATTTAACACTCtggcttttccccctgaagGTATTCCCTGAGTGTTTCTAAGATTTCAAGCACAACAGGCAGACCCAGACCTAATTCCACAATGTTTGCACTGTGTAAGTGATCCCACTGAGGCCATCAAACATCACGGGATCGAGCTGTCAGCTGAGGACAGCCCTCAGTGCTCGGAGTTAACAGCAAAATGCACAATGATTTCACAGGGGAAAAACTGGGATCAGGCTCTACCAGAGCTCACAGGCAGGGGGGAacagggaacagggaaggaAACCCCTCACACTCCATGAAACCCCACACACTCCATGAAATGGAGGCCAGCAGGAGCCGCTGTAAACATCTGCTGAGCCGGAGCTGCTTCTGCACggctcctccagcctcagccCTAACGAAACACGCAGTTCCCAAAGAGTCTGGAGCGCTTCTCTCCCTAAATCCCCACGCCTGGATCTGCTGTGGATCCTGGCAAGGTGTGGGGAGCATCCTGGTGTGCTcagcagggcacacacagccccgGAGCCTCGTAGAGCATCTCCACCAGCAGCTCCGCGATGTCGGCGTCGCCGATGACGGGCCGGAAGAACAGATCCGTGATGAGGGTGGGGGGGATGGATTTTAAGGAGGAGGCGACCAGTAAAATGTGGGAAAAGCGTCCCTGGTCGTCGGGGTGCAGCGGCTGCACGACCTCCTGGAGGGCTCGCTGGGCCTCCCGCTGCAGGCTCTCGATGTAGAGGGAAACCCTCAGCCCGGGGatgtctgtgagggagaggaggggaaggtggGGATGAAGCAGGATGGAAAACAGCCCCAGGTTTCCCCCGCTCCCACCCTTCCCTATTTCTCAGCAGGGCACACTAATGGGATGTACACAGTGCTGCTGAGATGTGGCTATTCCAGGGATGCTGTGTGAGGGAGGAAAAGCAGTTAACTGGGAAAATCAAGTAAAGGAACCTGGGTTTGCTGTCTGCAGGGCAGGCAAAGTCCTCTGGCTTTTACCACTACATTTGACATCCCTCCACCCTGCTTCCCAGTGCATTTGGGAATGACCAGAATTAGGAAGAAGGTGACCAACCTTCTCTGCTCTGAcacctgcccagctctgagcagctccAAGCCAAGAGGTCTATGTTTGCCCAGGGAGCTagtggagtccccagccctggaggtgttcaaggaatgactggatgtggcactcagtgctctggtctagttgacaagggGGTgatcacaggttggactcgatgatcttggaggcctTCTCCAccctcagtgattctgtgattcagtgttCAGCTGCCAGTTCCAGCCAGCAGAGCCACGAGGGCCTGGCACTCACCTGGATTGAAGAGGATAGCTCCCTTCAGATAGGCATATTCCTTGGGGCTCAGATCCAGGCTCCAGAAGGTGttgaggcagcactgcagccgCTGCACTGCAGCCAGTGTGGGCTGTGTCCTCTCAGGCTCCTGCCCTTTGCTTTGCCCGCTGAGGAGGATCTTCTTGAGCATGCTGGGGGCCGGCGCCTCCATCACCTCGAAGGTCACCATCTCCTgcaccagccccagcaggaaGAGGGGCACCCAGCAGCtatccagcagcaggagctggtccTCCTTCGGCAGCAGGTAGAAGGAAGGGAGGTTTTTCATGAAGCTGATGGTTTTGACCAGCACGTCGGAGGCCGCCTGGCAGGTGACGTGTGGCGTGCGCAGCCGGACGGTGCGGCGCTGGTGGCACAGGCAGCGCTGCCGGGCCCGCCCGGGGTGCAGGTTCTGGCTGAGGAGGGTGTAGAGGATGGCAGTGTTCTTATCCTTGCTGTGGCACTGGCACCTCTCGCACTCCATGCCCACGCTGGTGCTCATAGCTGAGCCGGGTCCTCGGCGAAACTCCCGTAAAACCCCTCCTTAAATCTCcgtcctcccagctctgccagccccgTGGCTGCTCCAGCCAGCTCTTATAAGGCTTGGTCACCACTGAAACACCCCTCCACAGCCTTGACCGCCCTGATTAAGCCgccctcattaaaaaaaaaccacccaaccaGCCCCGCTGTCCCTGGGCTGATTGGCCGGGGGCAAATGAGTTCCCAGCGCTGCGTCAACAGCCGTTTTCTCAATGAATCGCCGGGGAGGGGAGGACGGCGGGTTGGGCCGTTATCAGGATTACCCAAACAGGATAAACAGAGTCATTACCCCAGGCTGTACCATGGCACCAAGGCCCCTGAGCTGTCGTGGGGCGGGTGTCGCTGCCAGGACCTCACAGACAAACAAAGGGCGCTCGTCTGGGCCCTGGAGTTCAACGGCCCGGCCTTGGCAGGAGCAACCTGGAAGTCGTGTTATCAGCAGCTGGTTTTGCCCGGCCTTGCTCGGGAAGCTCCTGTTGTGGTTGGGAGGAAGAGGAACCTGGTGAAGTGCCCAGGAAGGGCCACGGGTGTTGTCTCTTGGGCTGGAGAAGGGCAAATGCCCCCATTTGCAGCatgagagaaaagggaggaaaagagggCAGAATTCTTACATTCTCCCAGTGGAAAAGGATCTGGGGGAGCTGGTCAGCAGCGGCTGAATGTgagcccaggtgggcaagaaggccaagggcaccTGGCTTGTACCAGCCATGGTGTGGCCACAGGACCAGAGCAGTGactgtccctctgtgctgggcactgctgaggcactTCCAGGGTGAGGATTCCTGCGGGGGACAGGGGGAACCTCTCCCCTCA encodes the following:
- the NR0B2 gene encoding nuclear receptor subfamily 0 group B member 2 — translated: MSTSVGMECERCQCHSKDKNTAILYTLLSQNLHPGRARQRCLCHQRRTVRLRTPHVTCQAASDVLVKTISFMKNLPSFYLLPKEDQLLLLDSCWVPLFLLGLVQEMVTFEVMEAPAPSMLKKILLSGQSKGQEPERTQPTLAAVQRLQCCLNTFWSLDLSPKEYAYLKGAILFNPDIPGLRVSLYIESLQREAQRALQEVVQPLHPDDQGRFSHILLVASSLKSIPPTLITDLFFRPVIGDADIAELLVEMLYEAPGLCVPC